The sequence TGTTGTCGTTGCGCTGGCCGGTTGCGGCAACCGGAATCCGCCGGCCGCCACGCGGGGTGCGTCGCCGGCGTTGGCTGGCCTGGTCGTGCACGCGCAGGCGGCGCGTGACGAACAGGTCTGGGATGGCGTGGTGGAGGCGGTGAACCAGGCCACCATCACCGCACAGACCAATGCGCGGGTGATCGAGCTGCCGCATGACGTCAACGACGTCGTGGCCAGGGGCGACGTGCTGGTGCGCTTCACCGACGTCGAGCAGAAGTCGGCGCGCAGCGCGGCGCAGGCGCAGGTCGCCGCGGCCGAGGCGACCTACCGGGAAGCTGCCGCGACGTACGAGCGGATCAAGGCGGTCTACGCGAAGGGTTTCGTCTCCGCCACGCAGATGGATCAACAACGCGCCCAGCGCGACGCGGCGCAGGCGGCACTGGCGTCGGCCCGGGCCCAGTCCGAGCAGGTGGGCCAGGCGCTGGACTACACGGTGCTGCGCGCGCCCTATGCGGGCATCATCACCCGGCGCTATGTGCAGGTGGGCGAGGCGGTGCAGGCCGGTCCGCCGTCGCCGCAGCCGTTGATCGCGCTGCAGTCGCTGGACGAGCTGCGGGTCAGCGTGCAGGTGCCGCAGAGCGCGGTCGACGCCATCCGCCGTTTCCATGCGGCCGATGTGCTGCCCGGCGGCGACGGCGCGCGGCGAGTGGCCGCCAGCAGCGTCAAGGTGTTTCCGTATGCCGACCCGGACACGCACACCTTCACCGTGCGGCTGCAGTTGCCCGCGGGCGACAGCGGCCTGTACCCGGGCATGACGGTGAAGGTCGCCTTCGCCACCGGCGAGGCGAAGCGCCTGCTGCTGCCGGCCAGTGCGCTGGTGCAACGTGGCGAGCTGGTCGGCGTGTACGTGCTGGACGAGCACGGCGTGGCCCTGCGCCAGCTGCGCATCGGCCATCGTATCGCGGACAAGGTCGAGGTACTGGCCGGGCTCGATGACGGCGAGCGGATCGCCACCGACCCGGCCGCCGCCGCGCGCTGGCTGACGGCCGATCACCGTGCAGGAGCGGCGCCATGAGCGAATCACGGCTGGGCTTCTCCGGCGGCATCGCGCACGCCTTCCAGACTTCGCCGCTGACCCCGATCCTGGCGATCGCGGCGCTGCTGCTGGGCCTGGTCGCGGTGATGATCACGCCGCGCGAGGAAGAGCCGCAGATCGACGTGACCATGGCCAACGTGATGGTGCCGTTCCCCGGCGCCGACGTGCGCGACGTGGAGAACCTGGTGGCGTTTCCGCTGGAGCAGAAGCTGGCCGAGCTGGAGGGCGTCAAGCACGTCTACTCGGTGAGTCGGCCCGGCATGGCGGTGATGACGGTGGAGTTCCAGGTCGGCGTGCCGCGGCAGGCCGCGATCGTGCGGCTGTACAACCAGGTGTTCCAGAACCAGGGCTTCGTGCCGCCCAACCTGGGCGTGGGCCAGCCATTGGTGCGGCCGATGGGCATCGACGACGTGCCGGTGATGGCGCTCACGCTGTGGAGCGATGACCCGGCGCAGGGGCCGGTGCAACTGGCCGAGGTGGCGCACACGCTGGAGACCGAATTGAAGCGCGTGCCCGGCACGCGCGACGTCTACACCATCGGCGCGCCCGAGCGTGCGGTGGTGGTGGACCTGGATGCGGCGAAACTGGCTGCCTACGGCATGGCGGTCGGCGACCTGGCGAATGCCTTGCGCGCGGCCAACGTGGTCACCCAGGCCGGCGACCGCGTGACGGACAACCGCGAGGTGCCGGTGACCGCCGGACGCTTCCTCGCCGACGCAGCGGACGTGGCGCAGCTGGTGATCGGCCTGAAGAACGGCCAGCCGGTATTCCTCTCCGACGTGGCCACGGTCCGTCAGGGTGCCGACCTGCCCAGCCGCTATGTCTGGTTCGGCGCGCCCGCCGGCAAGGCCGGTCCCGCCAGCGGCAACGCCCCGGCGGTGACCCTTGCCGTGGCGAAGAAGCCTGGCACCAACGCGGCCGACATCACCGATGCGATCGCCACGCGCCTGCACGCGCTCGAAGGCGTGGCGATCCCTGCCGGGATGCACGTCGCGGTGACCCGCGACTATGGCCGGACCGCCACCGACAAGGCGGACAAGCTGATCCACAAGCTGATCTTCGCCACCTTCTCAGTGGTGCTGCTGGTGTTGCTGACGATGGGCTGGCGCGAGGCGATCGTGGTCGGCAGCGCGGTGATCATCACCCTGGCGCTGACCCTGTTCGCCTCGTGGGCGATGGGCTTCACCATCAACCGCGTCTCGCTGTTCGCGCTGATCTTCTCGATCGGCATCCTGGTCGACGACGCGATCGTGGTGGTGGAGAACATCCACCGGCACATGGCGCTGGGCGGACGCTCGCTGCGCGAGGCGATTCCCGCGGCGGTCAGCGAGGTCGGCGGGCCGACCATCCTGGCTACCTTCACGGTGATCGCCGCGCTGCTGCCGATGGCGTTCGTGTCCGGCCTGATGGGGCCGTACATGCGGCCGATCCCGATCAACGCCTCGGCCGGCATGCTGCTGTCGCTGGCGGTCGCGCTGGTGGTGACGCCGTGGCTGGCGCTGAAACTGCTTGGCCGCCACCGGCACGCCGATACCGCGCCGGCGGACCGCGGTACCGCAGAAGGCGACGCCGCGAACGGCAGCCGCCTGCACCGCGTCTTTCGTCGCCTGATGCTGCCGTTCCTCGACGGCGACCGCGCGCCGCGCCGGCGCCACCTGCTGTTTGCCGCGATGGGCGTGCTGGTGCTGGCCGCGGTGGGGCTGGTGGTGGTCAAGGCGGTGGTGCTGAAGATGCTGCCGTTCGACAACAAGTCCGAGTTCCAGATCGTGGTGGACATGCCCGAGGGCAGCACGCTGGAGCGCACCAACCGCCTGCTCGGCGAGCTGGCGCAGGCGGTAGCGAAGGTGCCCGAGGTGATGAACTGGCAGGGCTACGCCGGCACCGCCGCGCCGATCACCTTCAACGGCCTGGTGCGCCAGTATTACCTGCGCAGTGGCCCGATCGTGGGCGACCTGCAGGTGAACCTGGTCGACAAGCACGAGCGTTCGCGCCAGAGCCATGCCATTGCGCTGGCCGTGCGGCCGGCGCTGGCGAAGATCGGTGCGCGCTACGGCGCGTCGGTGAAAGTGGTTGAGGTGCCGCCCGGGCCGCCGGTGCTGGCGCCGATCGTGGCCGAGGTCTACGGTCCCGACTACGCCGGCGTGCGCCGCATGGCGCTGGAACTGGCACGGAAATTCAGGGCCAACCCTGACATCGTGGATGTCGACACCAGCGTGGAGGCGGACGCGCCACGCGAGGTGCTGGTGGTCGATCGCGCACGCGCCGCGCGGCTGGGGCTGGACCAGGCGGCCATCGCGCAGGTATTGCGCACGGCACTGTCCGGCGACGACGCCACCTACCTGATGGACGGCCACGCGAAATACGCGGTGCCGATCCGCCTGCGCCTGAATGCCGGCGACCAGGCAGCGATGGGGCAACTGCTGGCGCTGCGCGTGCGTGCACGCAGCGGTGTGCTGGTGCCGCTGTCCGAGGTGGTCGGCGTGCAGCCGGCAGATCGTGACAAGGCGATTTACCACAAGGATCTGCTGCCCTATGCCACGGTCACCGGCGACGATGCCGGCGCCACCGACAGCCCGCTGTACGGCATGTTCTCGCTGGTCGGCGAACTCGGCCACGAACGGCTGGACGGCCAGCTGCTGCAGCAGCATTTCACCGCGCAGCCCACCGACACCACCCGCGCCGCGGTGAAGTGGGACGGTGAGTGGCAGATCACCTTCGAGACGTTCCGCGACATGGGGCTGGCCTATTCGGTCGGCCTGCTGCTGATCTACCTGCTGGTGGTCGGCCAGTTCAGGAGCTACGTGGTGCCGCTGATCATCATGGCGCCGATTCCGCTGACCGTGATCGGCGTGATGCCAGGGCACGCCCTGCTCGGCGTGCAGTACACCGCCACCTCGATGATCGGCATGATCGCGCTGGCCGGCATCATCGTGCGCAACTCGATCCTGCTGATCGACTTCATCAACCACGCGCTGGCCGCCGGGCAGCCGCTGCGCGAGGCGGTGATCGACGCGGCGGCGGTGCGCGCCAAACCCATCGTGCTGACCGGCCTGGCGGCGATGATCGGCGGCTTCTTCATCATCGACGACCCGATCTTCCAGGGCCTGGCGGTGTCGTTGATCTTCGGCATCCTGGTCTCGACCGCGCTGACCCTGCTGGTGATCCCGCTGCTGTACTACGTGTGGCTGCAACGCCATCCGGCCGCTGGAACACCCGCCATCGAAGGAGCTTGAACATGAGCGACACCCAGGAATTCACGCTGACCCTGACCCAGGAGTCGGATTACGTCTTCCGCATCGAATTCGACGACACGGCGATACCAGCGCTGCACACCGACGAGTCGGCGCCGCTGGGTGGCGACACCGGCCCCAACCCGTCGCGCATGCTGGTCGCGGCGGTGGCCAACTGCCTCAGCGCCAGCCTGCTGTTCTCGCTGCGCAAGTACAAGAATACGCCGGGCCGCATCGTGAGCCGGGCGAAGGCAACACTGGAGCGCAACGAACAGAAGCGGCTTCGTGTCGCGCACATCGCGGTGGCGATCGAGCTGCCGGAGGCTGCCGCCAGCTACGCGCAGATCGAGCGCCTGCTGCAGCAGTTCGAGAACTTCTGCGTGGTGACCGAAAGCGTGCGGCAAGGTGTCGCGGTGGACGTCAGCGTCCGTGACGCAACGGGTGCCGTGCTGCATGTGTCCGGGCCTGGATGAATGCCGTTCAGGACGTCTGCCGCGATGTTGACGTGGGTCAGTCGCGTCCACGCGCCTGCGCGCTAA is a genomic window of Rhodanobacter thiooxydans containing:
- a CDS encoding efflux RND transporter periplasmic adaptor subunit, coding for MKSVLRHVAMSLVVVALAGCGNRNPPAATRGASPALAGLVVHAQAARDEQVWDGVVEAVNQATITAQTNARVIELPHDVNDVVARGDVLVRFTDVEQKSARSAAQAQVAAAEATYREAAATYERIKAVYAKGFVSATQMDQQRAQRDAAQAALASARAQSEQVGQALDYTVLRAPYAGIITRRYVQVGEAVQAGPPSPQPLIALQSLDELRVSVQVPQSAVDAIRRFHAADVLPGGDGARRVAASSVKVFPYADPDTHTFTVRLQLPAGDSGLYPGMTVKVAFATGEAKRLLLPASALVQRGELVGVYVLDEHGVALRQLRIGHRIADKVEVLAGLDDGERIATDPAAAARWLTADHRAGAAP
- a CDS encoding OsmC family protein, with translation MSDTQEFTLTLTQESDYVFRIEFDDTAIPALHTDESAPLGGDTGPNPSRMLVAAVANCLSASLLFSLRKYKNTPGRIVSRAKATLERNEQKRLRVAHIAVAIELPEAAASYAQIERLLQQFENFCVVTESVRQGVAVDVSVRDATGAVLHVSGPG
- a CDS encoding efflux RND transporter permease subunit, giving the protein MSESRLGFSGGIAHAFQTSPLTPILAIAALLLGLVAVMITPREEEPQIDVTMANVMVPFPGADVRDVENLVAFPLEQKLAELEGVKHVYSVSRPGMAVMTVEFQVGVPRQAAIVRLYNQVFQNQGFVPPNLGVGQPLVRPMGIDDVPVMALTLWSDDPAQGPVQLAEVAHTLETELKRVPGTRDVYTIGAPERAVVVDLDAAKLAAYGMAVGDLANALRAANVVTQAGDRVTDNREVPVTAGRFLADAADVAQLVIGLKNGQPVFLSDVATVRQGADLPSRYVWFGAPAGKAGPASGNAPAVTLAVAKKPGTNAADITDAIATRLHALEGVAIPAGMHVAVTRDYGRTATDKADKLIHKLIFATFSVVLLVLLTMGWREAIVVGSAVIITLALTLFASWAMGFTINRVSLFALIFSIGILVDDAIVVVENIHRHMALGGRSLREAIPAAVSEVGGPTILATFTVIAALLPMAFVSGLMGPYMRPIPINASAGMLLSLAVALVVTPWLALKLLGRHRHADTAPADRGTAEGDAANGSRLHRVFRRLMLPFLDGDRAPRRRHLLFAAMGVLVLAAVGLVVVKAVVLKMLPFDNKSEFQIVVDMPEGSTLERTNRLLGELAQAVAKVPEVMNWQGYAGTAAPITFNGLVRQYYLRSGPIVGDLQVNLVDKHERSRQSHAIALAVRPALAKIGARYGASVKVVEVPPGPPVLAPIVAEVYGPDYAGVRRMALELARKFRANPDIVDVDTSVEADAPREVLVVDRARAARLGLDQAAIAQVLRTALSGDDATYLMDGHAKYAVPIRLRLNAGDQAAMGQLLALRVRARSGVLVPLSEVVGVQPADRDKAIYHKDLLPYATVTGDDAGATDSPLYGMFSLVGELGHERLDGQLLQQHFTAQPTDTTRAAVKWDGEWQITFETFRDMGLAYSVGLLLIYLLVVGQFRSYVVPLIIMAPIPLTVIGVMPGHALLGVQYTATSMIGMIALAGIIVRNSILLIDFINHALAAGQPLREAVIDAAAVRAKPIVLTGLAAMIGGFFIIDDPIFQGLAVSLIFGILVSTALTLLVIPLLYYVWLQRHPAAGTPAIEGA